DNA sequence from the Bacillus pumilus genome:
GAAATGGTCGTTTTTTCAATTCCTTTTTCTTTAAACGCATCAATGGCAGCAAGCATAATCTTTTCTCGTTTCGACACATCATCACCGACCTTAAATGACTGAATGTCAGTCAGTTTAGCGGAAAACTGACGATTTGTCAATATGGGTGTCTCGTCATTGAATAGGAGAATAAGTGATGAATAGATGCGGGCAGGCCTGAATAAGCTGTAAATATGGTCAAGCATCATGTGAGAAAGGGGCAGCTCTCCGTATGACATTCAGTGCGATGTTTTCTATTGCTTATTTTCTCTTGCTCGTCCCGCTCTATCTATATATGAGATACAGACAGGCGAAAAAGCAAAAACGATTTATCTATTTACGCACAGAAATCGTTCTTGCCTGTCTGTTTATGTATACGAATGTTTTATTGTATTTGACGGTCTTTCCTAATCGTTTTTCCGCACCAAGGGATCAGGTGAGTGTCAACCTCATGCCTTTGCAGTCCATTTATCAAAATCTCCATGCCTATCATCACGGCTATCCCAATCTTGTTTTTTTAAATTTGGCAGGGAACATTTTGTTATTTGTGCCACTTGGTTTTTTTCTCTATCAAGCATTCCGAACCATGCGCTGGCAAAAGGCGATTCTTGCTGGCTTTTTCTTGTCAACCATGATTGAAGTGCTTCAATGGGTTTTCTCGCAATCTGGTATGATTACAAGAAGCAGCGATATTGATGATATTCTCTTAAATACACTCGGCACAGCGCTAGGTTGTATGTTGTATCGGATATATCGACGAAGGAAGGAGAAAATCAAGTGAAGCGAGTATGTATCATTCCATGTGGGGCAAAGAAAATTTGGGACGTCCATCCAGAGGCGGGGAGCCAGCCAGCGAACCTCGTTTATTTAAGTCCGCTGCATCAGCATACGAAAAGCTATGCCCAAACGTTCTTTTCAGACTGGCTGATCATATCAGCGAAGCATGGATTCTTAAAAGCAGATGAAATCATTCATGAAAATTATGATGTGGCTTTTGGTACACCGCATGCTGATCAGATAACACGTGAAGCACTAAGGCAGCAATTTCATGAAAAACATCTCACTGCATATGATGAACTAGTGATACTAGGTGGAAAGAAATATCGAAAGGTGATCGATCCTTTATTACTTCCTCATCAGACAGCGATTTATCCGCTAGCTCCATATAAAGGAATTGGCTACATGATTCAGGCGTTAAAGCAAGCCGTTGAGACAAAAGTAGAACTTCCGCCGAATATTTAACGCATTCACATCTACCGGTAAGCAGGGGTTTGATCATTAAAAAGAGAATGAATGAAGTAGCGATGCTGATTGTTTCATATCTTTTCAGCAGCCACTAGGATGTCCGCATCGCTTATAAGAGTGGCTATATGAACAAGGGGGCGTATGAACATGACA
Encoded proteins:
- a CDS encoding VanZ family protein, producing the protein MTFSAMFSIAYFLLLVPLYLYMRYRQAKKQKRFIYLRTEIVLACLFMYTNVLLYLTVFPNRFSAPRDQVSVNLMPLQSIYQNLHAYHHGYPNLVFLNLAGNILLFVPLGFFLYQAFRTMRWQKAILAGFFLSTMIEVLQWVFSQSGMITRSSDIDDILLNTLGTALGCMLYRIYRRRKEKIK
- a CDS encoding DUF6884 domain-containing protein, producing the protein MKRVCIIPCGAKKIWDVHPEAGSQPANLVYLSPLHQHTKSYAQTFFSDWLIISAKHGFLKADEIIHENYDVAFGTPHADQITREALRQQFHEKHLTAYDELVILGGKKYRKVIDPLLLPHQTAIYPLAPYKGIGYMIQALKQAVETKVELPPNI